CGATGTTCTCGGCATACGAAGCGAACAGCTCGTTGTTGGCATTGAGCTTGAAGCCCACGCCGACCTGCGGCAGCACCGATTCCTTGGCGGTCAGCGTGCCCGAAGCGATGCTGATTTCCACACCGCCCTTGGCGGTGGCGCGCATGCGCGTGTTCGGGCTCTTCAGGCCCACGTCCACGGTAAGGCGCTGGTCGAGGAAGCGCATGCGGTCCTGCACGTAGAACTGCTGCGTGCGGATGTCGAAGTCCTGGTTGAACAGCAGGCGGTCCGGGTTCTTCAGGTACAGATCATCCAGGAACGGGCCGCTGATGTAATAGAAATTGCGCGACACGTTGTGGTCGTTCTGCTCGTACCACAGGCCGGCTTCCAGCTCGTGGATGCCCACCTGCCACGACAGCGCGGCGGTCAGGCCGTCGCGGTTGATGGTGTAGTTGGTGCTGCGGATCGAGATCGGCAGCATCTGGTCGGTGCCCGGGTAGGACGGCTGGCCCGGCGCCCACCAGTGGCCCTGGCCACGGTTGTCGTGGTGGTAGGCCACCAGCTTCAGGCGACCCTGCTCGCCCAGGCGCAGGTCGGCGTCGACCGAGTACAGGTTGTCATCACGCAGCGCACGGCTCTGGTAGTACGCATCGTCGATGCTGTTGACGCCGCCACTGAACTGGCACTTGGCCGGATCACGCGTACCCGGCGCGCAGTAGGCAGCGGCGACGGCGCGGTCCCAGTCCGGTGCGTAGATGTTCCAGTCCCAGCCCAGGCCGCGGTCCAGCATGTCCTTGGACAGGTAGGCGTAGTTGGCCTGGCTGGCGCGCGAGGTGGCGACGAACGCACCGAAGCGATGGTCGCCGACGTTCCACACGGCCTTGGCGTTGAACTGGCGCGTGGTCTGGTTCTGGTACGGCGCGGCCCACATGTCCTGGTCCTGGTGCACGCCGGAGACGTAGGCCGAGAAGCCGTTGATGTCGCCGGTGTCCACGCGCAGGTAGCCGCGGCGCTGGTTGTTGTCACCGACGGTGACACTGGCACGGCCGCCGAATTCGGTGGACGGGTCCATCGAGAAGTACTGGATGGTGCCGCCGAGGTTGCTGGTGGAGGCCACGCCCAGCGAACCGATGCCCTGCGACAATTCGGCGCCGGCGAGGTTCTCGGCGATCAGCGCGCGGGCGATGCTCAGGCCGTTGTAATTGCCGTAGCTGTTGTCGCCCAGCGGAATGCCATCGAGCGTGTAGCCGAGACGGCTCTTGTCGAAGCCGCGCAGGCTGATGGTCTGCGATTCTTCGTTGGCGCCGAAGGCATCGTTGGACTGCACCGACACGCCGGGCAGGCGGTCGAGGATCTTCTGGCCACTGGTGCCCGGCGGCAGCACCTGCTTGTCGACGGCGGTGATGCGCTGCACCTGGCGGGTTTCGCCCTGGCCGATGACGGACACGGTGTCGAGCGTCTGTGCGCTCAGCGCGGCGTCGGCGGTGGCATCGGTGGTTTCAGCGGCATGGGCGCTGGCGGCGGAAAGCGCGATCGCGACGGCGATCGTGAGGTGTCGGGTCTGCATGTGGATCCATTGCATGGGGGGAGTCCGCCGCGACTCGGCACGGCGCGAGGCCACTATGCGAATGGAAGATGAAATGTTTTTTACGAAGTGGCGCGGGTGTTGCGGGCAGTGACGCGCGTCTCGTTCGTGGGGTTTTGTCGGCAGGGCTGCGCCCTGCACCCGCTCGATGCAACGTCAACGTCAACGTCAACGGCAAGAGCGGCTATCCGTGGGATGGCGGGGTGGGTCCGGTTGCGGGGGACGCTGCAAGTACGTCCATGTAAGCTCGGTCGCCGCTTGCTCGTGTGCGCTGTCCTGCGCACACGGCAAGACCGGGGTTGGGCGTCCTGCCCAACCCGCCCGAGGCATGCCTCGGGCCCATGCGGCTCACGCCCCCGCAACCGGACCCACCCCGCCTTCGACAGTTTCCTGCGAGCTGTTGGAACCTGCCGCTGATGGAACCTGCTGCTGTTGGTGGGTGCCGACCGTTGGTCGGCACAGGGTCGGATCCCGTTGCTTGGCAACGGGCTCTGACCCCGGTTCTGTTTTTGATTTTTGCGACTGTTTTCGGTGGGGCTTCCACCAACGCCTTTCACTCCGGCGCCAGCTGGTCCATCCGGATGCGGTTGGCGAACAGCGAGAACGCCAGCATTCCCGCCAGGCCATTGGCCCGGCTCACCCAATGCGGCAGCCAGCGCGGTGGCTTCAGTACGCCGCTCTCGAACAACGGTGCGAACGCGATCGCGTCGGTCAGGCTCATCTTGCCGGCAAACAACCAGCGGCAGACCTGCAGGCGGTCCTCGGCCAGCATGTGGCGGAAGAACGTGTGCACCGACACCAGTCCGCGCAGGTACACCGTGTCCTTGGTGAAGGCCAGGCCGCCGCTCGGTGGTACGCCGCGGAACACGCGCTGCGCCGAGGCGAAGCTTTCCTCCGGGTTCTGCCCGGCATCGCAGAAGTAGCGGTACACCTCGATGAAATCCGCACCTTCGCGTGCCATCGCGATGGCTTCGGTGCGCAGGCTGATGCGCTTCAGACGCTCGATGTCGATGCTGCCGGTGATCTGCTCGGCGAACGTAGCCAGGCCT
This genomic stretch from Stenotrophomonas sp. SAU14A_NAIMI4_5 harbors:
- a CDS encoding TonB-dependent receptor, whose amino-acid sequence is MQTRHLTIAVAIALSAASAHAAETTDATADAALSAQTLDTVSVIGQGETRQVQRITAVDKQVLPPGTSGQKILDRLPGVSVQSNDAFGANEESQTISLRGFDKSRLGYTLDGIPLGDNSYGNYNGLSIARALIAENLAGAELSQGIGSLGVASTSNLGGTIQYFSMDPSTEFGGRASVTVGDNNQRRGYLRVDTGDINGFSAYVSGVHQDQDMWAAPYQNQTTRQFNAKAVWNVGDHRFGAFVATSRASQANYAYLSKDMLDRGLGWDWNIYAPDWDRAVAAAYCAPGTRDPAKCQFSGGVNSIDDAYYQSRALRDDNLYSVDADLRLGEQGRLKLVAYHHDNRGQGHWWAPGQPSYPGTDQMLPISIRSTNYTINRDGLTAALSWQVGIHELEAGLWYEQNDHNVSRNFYYISGPFLDDLYLKNPDRLLFNQDFDIRTQQFYVQDRMRFLDQRLTVDVGLKSPNTRMRATAKGGVEISIASGTLTAKESVLPQVGVGFKLNANNELFASYAENIAAFVGGGSGGPLQVSPESFAASAGLEPEKSKSLEAGFRTFGEKYQASIAAYNVTFDNRLLSLNPCSSIEVGTRPECVTRFINVGSVKSHGAELTFILKPIDGLQWYNALSWNKTTYEDNYTSGGEIVPVAGKITVDTPQRMASSEISWNRDGFFASLRAKYTGKRYYTYTNDQSVPGVTTFDAGAGYDFGPGMGLRNIRVSLNATNLTNKRYAGQLSSFAPTDPNGTRYAIHASAPRQVFMTVAADF